A stretch of Malus sylvestris chromosome 11, drMalSylv7.2, whole genome shotgun sequence DNA encodes these proteins:
- the LOC126590721 gene encoding homeobox-leucine zipper protein ATHB-52-like, with product MDFFQTSNHKNQFQHNKKRLTQDQVKLLERSFASNKKLEPERKLLLAKQLAIPPRQVAIWYQNKRARWKTQSLELNYNAIQAKLESALAEKRRLEKDVERLRGELKRAHEVVLALNQQAQVFPANPVICSVFDSSNCSDEVGVGSSSMQPHGDHAVKQLEELYACLIGMQ from the coding sequence ATGGATTTTTTCCAGACCTCAAACCACAAAAACCAATTCCAACACAACAAAAAGAGGCTAACCCAAGACCAAGTGAAGCTCCTAGAGCGAAGCTTTGCCTCCAACAAGAAGCTTGAACCAGAGCGCAAGCTTCTGCTGGCCAAGCAGCTCGCAATCCCACCGAGACAGGTTGCGATTTGGTACCAGAACAAGCGCGCGCGGTGGAAGACGCAGAGCCTTGAGCTCAACTACAATGCAATCCAAGCGAAGCTGGAAAGTGCCCTAGCTGAAAAGAGGAGGCTTGAGAAAGATGTTGAGAGGCTTAGAGGCGAGCTTAAGAGGGCTCATGAAGTTGTGTTGGCCTTGAACCAACAAGCACAAGTGTTTCCTGCTAATCCTGTAATTTGTTCAGTGTTTGATTCTTCTAATTGTAGTGATGAGGTTGGTGTTGGAAGTTCTAGCATGCAGCCGCATGGGGATCATGCGGTTAAGCAACTTGAGGAGCTCTATGCTTGTTTGATTGGCATGCAGTGA
- the LOC126588250 gene encoding uncharacterized exonuclease domain-containing protein At3g15140-like, protein MAFPRARLVTLPLLPSLFSTTLKPFLPISPLLPPPPVRSLAAFASLSASETQDSPAPRVPPPRKTAERWKPMCLYYTQRKCTMMEDPMHMEKFNHNCSRDLEVTNSMSNGIRFQNLDFFLVLDLEGKVEILEFPVLMIDAKTMNVVDFFHRFVRPTEMSETRINEYIEGKYGKFGVDRVWHDTAIPFKDVLQQFEAWLIQHQLWGEELGGCLNRAAFVTCGNWDLKTKVPQQCKVSRMKLPSYFMEWINIKDVYLNFYKRRATGMMTMMKELQIPLLGSHHLGFDDSKNIARVLQHMLADGAVIQISARRNPDSPENVEFLFKNRIR, encoded by the exons ATGGCGTTTCCGAGAGCCAGACTTGTCACTCTCCCACTTCTTCCTTCACTCTTCTCAACCACTCTCAAACCCTTCCTTCCCATTTCTCCCTTACTCCCTCCTCCTCCCGTCCGTTCACTCGCCGCCTTTGCCTCCCTTTCTGCTTCCGAAACCCAAGACTCACCGGCTCCGCGGGTCCCGCCTCCTCGAAAGACCGCCGAACGGTGGAAGCCCATGTGTTTGTATTACACGCAACGGAAGTGCACTATG ATGGAGGATCCTATGCACATGGAGAAGTTCAATCATAACTGCTCTAGAGATCTTGAAGTGACGAATTCGATGTCAAACGGCATCCGCTTTCAGAACCTAGATTTTTTTCTTGTACTTGATTTGGAGGGAAAAGTTGAAATTCTTGAGTTTCCAGTTCTGATGATTGATGCAAAAACCATGAATGTCGTGGATTTTTTCCACAG ATTCGTGAGGCCAACGGAGATGAGCGAGACAAGAATAAAtgaatatattgaaggaaagtATGGCAAATTTGGAGTCGATCG TGTTTGGCATGATACAGCTATACCATTTAAGGATGTTCTTCAACAATTTGAAGCATGGTTAATTCAGCATCAGTTGTGGGGAGAGGAGTTGGGTGGGTGTCTTAATCGAGCAGCATTCGTCACTTG TGGAAACTGGGATTTGAAAACAAAAGTTCCTCAGCAATGCAAAGTGTCAAGGATGAAGCTTCCCTCATATTTTATGGAATGGATCAATATCAAAGATGTCTATCTAAATTTTTACAAGAGAAGG GCCACAGGaatgatgacgatgatgaagGAACTTCAGATACCATTGTTGGGAAGTCACCATCTTGGGTTTGATGACTCAAAGAACATAGCAAGGGTATTACAACACATGCTCGCTGATGGTGCGGTTATACAGATTAGCGCAAGGAGGAATCCCGATTCTCCTGAGAATGTCGAATTTCTGTTCAAGAACAGAATTAGGTAG
- the LOC126589421 gene encoding uncharacterized protein LOC126589421, translated as MRLSSKQSTVSNRSGPRLRKKHKRLDAICEQEYKRNHNGGVGPGPGRSGSGEVELRRSGRARRAPILLDVSPSPPKKRRKVDKNVVVGAGMSVKEEDLETPGSWRSRLRSRGRNVGFGVKGKRKLYEEVSECRREEKMVGTRSNDKNGEFESGRHRVVKSKGPGRIRATNSSDHELREELPANKDEPVEEEAEVIIKNEDVAMQLDSGMDGGKEMEIVDDDSTMITEAGENSKLEEACIVNEHVATMDNAEVMEHADDLVATVDNVDTMEHANELVATVDNVETMEHADEHVEAMDNVEPTEHADEKVEQSECVIQEENNDKHVKQLECVKEGENQGDARVSEAVRVSRNEVEVAGCHEGKDSYSSKPDEELAIEMNNAKVDKFKHRKSDTLGKPHIKEGRRCGLCGGGTDGKPPKRLVHDTGESENEAYCGSSASEELNYNLWDGFGDEPGWLGRLLGPVNDRYGIAGIWVHQNCAVWSPEVYFAGLGCLKNVRAALCRGRALKCTRCGRAGATIGCRVDRCPRTYHLPCARAYGCVFDHRKFLIACTDHRNLFQPLGDQYLARIKKLKAKKMKMETRKLSNDALRKDIEAEEKWLENCGEDEEFLKRESKRLHRDLVRIAPVYIGGSDSESGKLFQGWESVAGLQDVIGCMKEVVMLPLLYPEFFDSLGLTPPRGVLLHGYPGTGKTLVVRALIGACARGDKRIAYFARKGADCLGKYVGDSERQLRLLFQVAEKCQPSIIFFDEIDGLAPSRTRQQDQTHSSVVSTLLALMDGLKSRGSVVVIGATNRPDAVDPALRRPGRFDREIYFPLPSVEDRAAILSLHTQKWPKPVAGSILKLVASRTAGFAGADLQALCTQAAIISLKRNFPLQEVLSTAGKNGSDHKRLSLPAFAVEDRDWLEALSCSPPPCSRREAGVAANDVVCSPLPTHLIPCLLQPLSTMLVSLYLDERLWLPAPLRKSARMIESVMVSALNKKKMPSDRWWSHISVLLQEADVAKDIERKLLRTGILLGYDTCADSDVFNDDHDDDDSLKFQPSVKHHGGTRPSLLRNISVASTSKSGFRILIAGNPRAGQRHLASCLLHCFVGNVQVQKVDLATVLQEGHGDMVQGITKILMKCASVGSSIVFMPRIDLWAVETLLPTTEESDSDLSNHLLTENEKSYSVHGQSVEEGSEPTSQQCKSIEMGECTGDSQGASHAWNLFVEQVESICVSSSLMILATSEVPYSVLPVRIRQFFKSDISNCNQSIPMKNTVPRFSVQIDEDFNHDLVINLSTEELLRDMVQQVVLLIHQKSHIHTTSYQECGTCDPWDHQSEIVNHRTVHGSADVNNSVTQGPNESLLKVHLPPDNRSVKGKSNLLLAISSFGYQILQYPHFAELCWFTSKLKEGPSADISGPWKGWPFNPCIVRPNNSIEKVAVACSSSNTKSKEKFGLVRGLIAVGLSAYRGVYTSLREVSFEIRKVLELLVAEVNSKIQAGKDRYQYVRLLSQVAYLEDVVNSWAYTLHSLELDAPMKMENAKLTDVRHPKDDDVRPPDDHHVDGQVQTEEPKPNNTSKCSDELEVPESVPQGFDTEKVGCVDLNKDGELGHPDSEGRLAISDLSGQKIIVMDSTLDKSLLGSSESLNESENDRNHVEVNGDSGSLKHSNGFDCTESVVISEDGSTSGEFGSIKLSSSRAICNEVNGLSSMEAGIILNNGKCDANEHIVGIDTSNKIFLPTKSGVLCLYRCCPTCLDTLRSLTHKLLIHKWGSNKSQWTIEDAHDIVASASVDLLSAIRRIVGSGGFSNSPDNKMRDRNSEEFKWPEAVTCHCKNSGTKSLLPVECKCHTISEDTSLSTHRRFDPKFIFRDGVLIHMDPDKDVSFHCKFETLCLCSLIELILMAEQPFH; from the exons ATGCGACTCTCGTCGAAGCAAAGTACGGTGTCGAATCGGTCAGGACCTCGGCTTAGGAAGAAGCACAAGAGGCTTGATGCTATATGTGAGCAGGAGTATAAGAGGAACCATAATGGTGGGGTGGGACCTGGGCCGGGGAGATCGGGGAGTGGTGAGGTGGAGCTGCGTCGGAGCGGGAGGGCTCGCCGTGCCCCGATTTTGCTTGATGTCTCTCCTTCACCGCCGAAGAAGCGGCGGAAGGTTGATAAGAATGTAGTGGTGGGTGCTGGGATGAGTGTGAAGGAGGAAGATTTGGAAACGCCGGGAAGTTGGAGATCGAGGTTGAGATCAAGGGGTAGAAATGTGGGTTTTGGGGTAAAAGGGAAACGGAAGCTTTATGAAGAGGTGAGTGAATGCCGAAGGGAAGAGAAGATGGTGGGGACTCGATCGAATGATAAGAATGGGGAATTTGAAAGTGGGAGGCATAGAGTTGTCAAATCAAAGGGACCAGGGAGGATTAGAGCAACAAATAGTTCAGACCATGAACTGAGAGAGGAATTGCCCGCGAATAAAGATGAACCTGTGGAGGAGGAAGCAGAGGTGATAATTAAGAATGAAGATGTTGCTATGCAATTGGATAGCGGAATGGATGGTGGCAAGGAAATGGAAATAGTGGACGATGATTCCACAATGATAACTGAGGCAGGGGAGAATTCAAAATTAGAGGAAGCATGCATTGTTAATGAGCATGTGGCAACAATGGACAATGCGGAGGTGATGGAACATGCTGATGACCTTGTTGCAACTGTGGACAATGTGGATACGATGGAACATGCTAATGAGCTTGTGGCAACTGTGGACAATGTGGAGACGATGGAACATGCTGATGAGCATGTGGAAGCTATGGACAATGTGGAGCCAACAGAACATGCTGATGAAAAGGTGGAGCAATCTGAGTGCGTGATTCAAGAAGAAAATAATGATAAGCATGTGAAACAGCTAGAGTGTGTGAAGGAAGGAGAAAATCAAGGGGATGCTAGGGTGTCAGAAGCTGTTAGAGTTTCAAGAAATGAAGTGGAAGTAGCAGGGTGTCATGAAGGGAAGGATTCTTATTCATCCAAGCCTGATGAAGAGCTTGCAATAGAAATGAATAATGCGAAGGTGGATAAGTTTAAACATAGGAAAAGTGATACACTTGGCAAGCCACACATTAAGGAGGGCAGAAGGTGTGGTTTGTGTGGGGGAGGGACTGATGGTAAACCTCCAAAAAGATTAGTTCATGATACGGGTGAGAGCGAGAATGAGGCATACTGTGGCTCTTCAGCCTCTGAGGAACTTAACTATAACCTATGGGATGGTTTTGGTGATGAACCTGGTTGGCTTGGACGTCTGTTGGGTCCTGTAAATGATCGTTATGGTATTGCCGGAATATGGGTCCATCAAAACTGTGCTGTGTGGAGTCCAGAG GTTTATTTTGCTGGTTTAGGATGCTTAAAAAATGTGAGGGCTGCACTATGCAGAGGGAGAGCATTAAAATGCACCCGCTGTGGAAGGGCAGGAGCTACAATTGGGTGCCGCGTTGATCGGTGTCCAAGAACTTACCACTTG CCTTGTGCACGAGCTTATGGTTGTGTATTTGATCATCGCAAATTTCTTATTGCCTGTACTGATCATCGGAATCTCTTCCAACCTCTTGGTGATCAATATTTAGCCCGTATAAAGAAATTAAAGgctaagaagatgaagatggaaaCGAGAAAACTTTCAAATGATGCTTTGCGGAAGGATATTGAGGCAGAAGAAAAATGGTTAGAGAATTGTGGTGAGGATGAAGAGTTTTTGAAACGTGAAAGTAAGAGGCTTCATCGGGATTTGGTGAGAATTGCACCCGTTTACATTGGAGGCTCCGACTCAGAGAGTGGAAAACTATTTCAGGGTTGGGAATCTGTTGCAGGCCTTCAAGATGTCATTGGGTGCATGAAGGAAGTTGTCATGTTGCCTCTTTTATATCCAGAGTTCTTTGATAGTCTTGGTCTCACACCTCCTAGAGGTGTTCTTTTGCATGGGTATCCTGGAACAGGTAAAACTCTTGTTGTCCGGGCATTAATAGGTGCTTGTGCACGTGGTGATAAACGGATAGCATATTTTGCTCGCAAAGGTGCAGATTGTCTAGGGAAATATGTAGGTGATTCAGAGCGCCAGCTAAGACTCTTGTTTCAGGTTGCTGAGAAATGTCAACCTTCTATAATATTCTTTGATGAGATAGATGGGTTGGCACCTTCTCGAACGAGGCAGCAAGATCAGACACATAGTTCAGTTGTGTCAACACTGCTTGCTTTAATGGATGGTTTGAAATCTCGAGGTTCAGTTGTAGTTATAGGCGCCACAAATCGTCCTGATGCTGTTGATCCAGCATTGAGGCGGCCCGGACGATTTGATAGGGAAATCTATTTTCCGCTGCCATCAGTGGAGGACCGAGCTGCCATTCTTTCACTTCACACTCAAAAGTGGCCAAAACCAGTTGCTGGATCCATCCTCAAGTTGGTTGCAAGCAGAACTGCTGGATTTGCTGGTGCAGATCTGCAGGCACTATGTACTCAAGCGGCTATCATTTCTTTGAAGAGAAATTTCCCTTTGCAAGAAGTTTTGTCTACCGCTGGAAAGAATGGTTCCGACCACAAGCGCCTCTCTCTTCCTGCCTTTGCAGTGGAGGACAGGGACTGGTTGGAAGCTCTCTCATGTTCTCCGCCTCCCTGCTCTCGTAGAGAAGCAGGAGTAGCTGCTAATGATGTAGTATGCTCTCCTCTTCCTACCCATCTTATCCCATGTCTGCTACAACCATTATCTACTATGCTTGTTTCCCTTTATCTTGATGAACGACTCTGGTTGCCGGCTCCTCTCAGAAAATCTGCAAGAATGATTGAAAGTGTGATGGTTTCTGCTTTGAATAAGAAGAAGATGCCCAGTGATCGTTGGTGGTCCCATATATCAGTCTTACTTCAGGAAGCAGATGTTGCAAAAGACATAGAGAGAAAGCTTTTGCGCACTGGCATTTTACTGGGATATGATACTTGTGCTGATTCTGATGTTTTTAATGACGATCATGATGATGACGACAGTTTGAAGTTTCAGCCTTCTGTTAAACACCATGGTGGCACACGTCCGAGTTTGTTGCGGAATATATCCGTCGCCTCAACCAGCAAATCAGGATTTCGGATATTGATTGCTGGAAATCCCAGAGCTGGGCAAAGGCATCTTGCTTCTTGCCTTCTTCATTGTTTTGTTGGAAATGTACAAGTTCAGAAGGTTGATTTGGCTACAGTTTTACAAGAAGGGCATGGAGATATGGTGCAAGGCATAACAAAAATATTAA TGAAATGTGCTAGTGTTGGGTCATCTATAGTTTTCATGCCACGAATTGATTTGTGGGCTGTAGAGACACTTCTTCCAACGACAGAGGAAAGTGATTCCGACTTATCAAACCATCTACTTACTGAAAATGAAAAATCGTATTCTGTACATGGTCAATCTGTTGAAGAGGGGAGTGAGCCCACTTCACAGCAATGCAAATCTATAGAAATGGGAGAGTGCACAGGTGATTCTCAGGGCGCTTCACATGCCTGGAACCTATTTGTTGAGCAGGTGGAGTCTATTTGCGTCTCCTCATCCTTGATGATTCTG GCTACATCGGAAGTTCCATATTCAGTACTTCCAGTAAGAATAAGACAGTTCTTCAAGAGTGACATATCAAATTGCAATCAGTCAATTCCTATGAAGAATACAGTTCCCCGATTTTCTGTGCAGATTGATGAAGATTTCAACCATGATTTGGTGATCAATCTATCCACAGAAGAGTTATTAAGGGATATGGTTCAACAGGTTGTTCTGTTAATTCATCAAAAGTCCCACATCCATACAACTTCATACCAGGAGTGTGGAACTTGTGATCCTTGGGATCATCAATCAGAGATAGTTAATCACAGGACAGTTCATGGATCAGCTGATGTCAACAACAGTGTAACACAGGGTCCTAATGAATCTCTTCTTAAAGTTCATCTACCGCCTGACAATAGAAGTGTGAAGGGGAAGTCAAACTTGCTTCTTGCAATATCTTCATTTGGCTATCAAATTCTGCAATATCCTCATTTTGCTGAGCTTTGTTGGTTTACTTCAAAACTCAAAGAAGGTCCCTCTGCAGACATAAGTGGACCTTGGAAGGGCTGGCCATTCAATCCTTGTATAGTTCGACCTAATAACTCAATTGAAAAGGTAGCTGTTGCTTGTAGCTCCAGCAATAcgaaaagcaaagaaaaatttGGTCTAGTTAGAGGCCTTATTGCTGTTGGTTTATCGGCATATAGAGGTGTCTATACGTCACTCAGGGAAGTCTCCTTTGAGATACGGAAGGTTCTTGAGCTTCTAGTTGCCGAGGTCAATTCAAAGATTCAGGCTGGGAAAGATAGATATCAATATGTTCGCCTTTTGTCGCAAGTGGCCTATCTGGAAGACGTGGTTAATAGCTGGGCATACACGCTCCATAG TTTAGAGTTGGATGCTCCAATGAAAATGGAAAATGCTAAGCTAACTGATGTGAGACATCCAAAAGATGATGATGTGAGACCTCCAGATGATCACCATGTGGATGGACAAGTTCAAACTGAGGAACCCAAGCCAAATAATACTAGCAAATGCTCCGACGAGCTTGAAGTGCCGGAAAGTGTCCCTCAAGGGTTTGATACTGAAAAAGTCGGTTGTGTTGACTTAAACAAAGATGGTGAGTTGGGTCATCCTGATTCTGAGGGTAGACTTGCAATTTCAGATTTGTCTGGACAGAAAATCATCGTAATGGATTCTACCCTGGACAAATCTCTTCTTGGTTCCAGTGAAAGTTTGAATGAATCAGAAAATGACAGAAACCATGTCGAAGTGAATGGAGATTCTGGATCCTTGAAACATTCAAATGGATTTGACTGCACTGAATCTGTTGTCATTTCTGAGGATGGTTCTACTTCTGGTGAATTTGGCAGCATTAAGCTCTCAAGCTCTAGGGCCATCTGCAACGAGGTTAACGGTTTGTCCTCAATGGAGGCTGGTATTATACTTAATAATGGTAAGTGTGATGCCAATGAGCATATTGTAGGCATTGACACCTCGAACAAAATATTTCTCCCTACCAAGTCTGGGGTTCTTTGCTTGTATCGTTGTTGCCCTACATGCCTAGATACCCTCCGCAGTTTGACACATAAACTTCTTATTCACAAATGGGGATCAAATAAGAGCCAATGGACTATAGAGGATGCTCATGATATCGTTGCATCAgcgtctgttgatcttctttcAGCCATTAGAAGAATTGTCGGTTCTGGAGGTTTCAGCAACTCACCGGATAATAAAATGAGAGACAGAAATAGTGAGGAGTTCAAATGGCCGGAAGCAGTTACATGTCACTGCAAAAATTCAGGAACTAAGAGTCTTTTGCCAGTGGAATGTAAATGCCACACCATCAGCGAGGACACATCCCTGAGTACTCATCGCAGGTTTGATCCAAAATTTATTTTCAGAGATGGTGTACTGATTCATATGGATCCTGACAAGGATGTTTCTTTCCACTGTAAATTCGAGACCCTGTGCCTCTGTTCTCTTATAGAGTTGATACTAATGGCCGAGCAGCCTTTTCATTGA